In Telopea speciosissima isolate NSW1024214 ecotype Mountain lineage chromosome 10, Tspe_v1, whole genome shotgun sequence, the DNA window ACGAGCGCAACCATATGGTTTGAGCCACTTCTCGCTTCCTACCTTGGCTACCTACTTGCCGACCTTGGCTCCGGAATCTACCATTGGGCAATCGACAACTACGGCGATGCCTCGACCCCCTTATTTGGATCTCAAATCGAAGCCTTCCAAGGCCACCACAAGTTTCCATGGACAATCACTAAGCGCCAATTCGCCAACAACCTCTACGCCCTTGCACGAGCGGTGGCATTCGTGGTTATTCCCATAGACCTTACAAGCAACGATTTGGTTGTTCATGCCTTTGTAGGAGTCTGTTCTGGTTGTATCATGTTTAGCCAACAGTTCCATTCGTGGGCTCATGGGACCAAAAGCCGTCTTCCTCCATTAGTGGTGGCATTACAAGATGCAGGTGTGCTTGTCTCACGCACACAACATGCCGCACACCATCGCTCACCTTACAACAACAATTACTGTATAGTGAGTGGAGTATGGAACGAGTTTTTGGATAGAAAAAGCGTGTTTGAGGCGCTGGAAATGGTTTTCTTCTTTAAGTTTGGGGTGCGGCCACGGTCTTGGAGTGAGCCCAACCCTGATTGGACTGAAGAAATTGAGAAGATCCCTTCTCTCCAAACTAAACCCCAAGAACTTGTTTGTACATAGATTCTTAATTTCTGGGTTCAATTTGATGGAATTGGATATATTCTTTCTTTGGAATTGATGGGTCCTTCTTAGGACTTCAATAAAATTACTAAGCTAACTGGAGGATTTACTGTTCTaaaactttgtatttttttgagttCCCAAATCCCAATGTGCAAGTAAGAGTATTTggaaccgaaaaaaaaaaaaaaaaaggcaagacCTCCAGGTCCAATTTATTGGATGAAGTGTAGGAAGTAGCATGAAGCCAATGATGGAAATTTGCTATTCAAAAATTTAGTTTGATATCCTTATGTGTCATTAATCTTATTGGGTTTTTTGAGcgcggatcatgtccttgtacaagtaccgtcaAAGACCCTTCGCCTAGAATTCACTGTAGGACCTAcaggaggagtggattccatgtgagtggccctGGAGGGCCTTGGGCGGTACTTATACAAGGACATTGATAAAGCATAGATCGGTAGACCTATCAAAGACTGGCATGTGGCATGTCGAGTACACATAAGGGACTGAGTCCGAGCACTAGGCAAATGACAGGCCGAGTCCCATGGAGCTGCTCAACCTCAAAAACAAGGAAAGATTGAGCATTATGGGCCAGTAAGCAGACGAGTGCCCGAAGACGGTTTGGTATAAGACCAACCAAGAGTATCCGGCCATGTTTACATCGAATATAACCTTAGCCCTAGTATTCGGTCTGTTTACCAAATCCGGtctcaggtttttttttttttttttttttaatataaatatatatcttAACTATGGATAACATAACAGAACATTAGACACTCTGTCAAATAAGAACTGAGGAGAACGAGAAGAGACTGTATCAAGATAGGGGAGGAGAgaccttaccaaaaaaaaaaaaaagataagggaggagagagactaTGAGAGAACTGTATCCACCGATGCatgtacaattttttttcccttaagctgtagatttcaatttcttaaaatttttgaacTGTCTTTAGAACCTCTATAATGACGCATGGAGATGattaataatttaaaatttgacTATAATTAGATGAGAATGTAGATAATATGTCTTATTAAATACAGATCAGA includes these proteins:
- the LOC122641480 gene encoding fatty acid desaturase 4, chloroplastic-like, which produces MSILPHHKYPLRYSSHHHARLAHPPLTTCVRCAATTTTTTTKPVGTTDPDLQSTWTHRAWVATGCTSVLVSLAKSAMAASETSATIWFEPLLASYLGYLLADLGSGIYHWAIDNYGDASTPLFGSQIEAFQGHHKFPWTITKRQFANNLYALARAVAFVVIPIDLTSNDLVVHAFVGVCSGCIMFSQQFHSWAHGTKSRLPPLVVALQDAGVLVSRTQHAAHHRSPYNNNYCIVSGVWNEFLDRKSVFEALEMVFFFKFGVRPRSWSEPNPDWTEEIEKIPSLQTKPQELVCT